In Hyphomicrobiales bacterium, a single window of DNA contains:
- the ntrC gene encoding nitrogen regulation protein NR(I) encodes MANGTVLIADDDSAIRTVLTQALTRAGFTVRATGMAAAMWRWVSEGEGDVVVTDVVLPDENAFDVLPRIRKIRPTLPVIVMSAQNTIMTAIRSAELGAYDYLPKPFDLTALVQTVARALDQSSKAARPAPSVQGEPLPIIGRSSAMQDIYRLIARLTQTDLTVTIVGESGTGKELVARALHDFSKRKKGPFVALNMAAIPRELIESELFGHEKGAFTGAASRMAGRFEQAEGGSLFLDEIGDMPMEAQTRLLRVLQQGEYTTVGGTTPIKTNVRIICATHRDLRQLINQGLFREDLFYRLNVVPLRLPPLRERTEDIPDLVRHFLVRAEKDGLPRKDIAPDAMNRLLTHRWPGNVRELENLVKRLLAMEVDDVIPLSAVERELASMPPLQALAANNGGAGADPDLPGFVEAHLADYFAGFGQGLPPAGLYERILAEIEPPLLRAALAATHGNQLRAADLLGINRNTLRAKLRERKVVPMRGVMASS; translated from the coding sequence ATGGCCAACGGAACGGTTCTCATTGCCGACGACGACAGCGCCATCCGCACCGTCCTCACGCAGGCCCTCACGCGCGCCGGCTTCACCGTGCGCGCAACCGGCATGGCCGCCGCCATGTGGCGCTGGGTGAGCGAGGGCGAGGGCGACGTGGTGGTGACGGATGTGGTGTTGCCCGACGAGAACGCCTTCGATGTGCTGCCCCGTATCCGCAAGATCCGGCCCACGTTGCCCGTGATCGTGATGAGCGCGCAGAACACCATCATGACGGCGATCCGCTCGGCGGAACTCGGTGCCTATGATTACCTGCCCAAGCCCTTCGACCTCACGGCGCTGGTGCAGACCGTGGCCCGCGCCCTGGACCAATCCTCCAAGGCCGCACGGCCCGCCCCCTCGGTGCAGGGTGAACCGCTGCCCATCATCGGCCGCTCCTCTGCGATGCAGGACATCTACCGCCTCATCGCGCGCCTCACCCAGACCGATCTCACGGTCACGATCGTGGGCGAGAGCGGAACCGGCAAGGAACTGGTGGCGCGCGCGCTGCATGATTTCAGCAAGCGCAAGAAGGGACCCTTCGTTGCCCTCAACATGGCGGCAATCCCGCGCGAACTGATCGAGTCCGAACTCTTCGGCCACGAGAAGGGCGCCTTCACGGGGGCGGCCTCGCGCATGGCGGGCCGCTTCGAACAGGCCGAAGGCGGCAGCCTGTTCCTTGACGAAATCGGCGACATGCCGATGGAGGCGCAGACCCGGCTGCTGCGCGTGCTGCAACAGGGCGAATACACCACCGTCGGCGGCACGACCCCGATCAAGACCAACGTCCGCATCATCTGCGCCACTCACCGCGATCTGCGCCAGCTGATCAATCAGGGTCTGTTCCGCGAAGACCTGTTCTACCGCCTGAACGTCGTGCCGCTGCGCCTGCCGCCGTTGCGCGAGCGTACCGAGGACATTCCCGATCTCGTTCGCCACTTTCTCGTGCGGGCCGAAAAAGATGGCCTTCCGCGCAAGGACATCGCCCCGGACGCCATGAACCGGCTGTTGACGCACCGCTGGCCCGGCAACGTGCGCGAACTGGAGAACCTGGTGAAGCGCCTCCTGGCCATGGAGGTGGACGACGTCATTCCCCTCTCCGCCGTCGAACGGGAGCTTGCCTCCATGCCACCGCTGCAGGCGCTTGCCGCCAACAACGGCGGGGCAGGCGCAGACCCGGACTTGCCCGGATTCGTGGAAGCCCACCTCGCGGATTATTTCGCAGGCTTCGGGCAGGGCCTGCCGCCCGCTGGACTCTACGAACGCATCCTTGCCGAAATCGAGCCGCCGCTGTTGCGGGCCGCCCTGGCGGCGACCCATGGCAACCAGCTGCGCGCCGCCGATCTCCTCGGCATCAACCGGAACACCCTTCGCGCCAAACTCAGAGAGCGGAAAGTCGTTCCAATGCGGGGTGTTATGGCGTCCTCCTGA
- a CDS encoding PAS domain-containing protein, whose protein sequence is MTPAADAVAFPMDLRFVVDALPNPLVVLDAGDRVVAVNTAAEDFFQASSTVLTRLGLAEIVPFSSPALQSVRQVRESVGVVNEYAIAMGTPRLGGERIVDLQTAPIGDDGRFVMMMLLRRSMAHKFDLQLSHQGAARSVSGMAAMLAHEIKNPLAGIRGAAQLLEPALGDADRSLVRLICDETDRIRQLVDQMEVFSDERPLERRPVNIHVVLDRVKQLMVASGTEAIVIREDYDPSLPAVHGSSDQLVQVFLNLAKNAVEAMRQQGPTGELLFTTAFRPGVRLSVAGSSERISLPLEVCVHDTGPGVPDELLPHIFEPFVSSKRSGRGLGLALVAKIVRDHGGVVECKPRQHKGTTFRVLLPLTPATENAPLNLERS, encoded by the coding sequence ATGACGCCCGCTGCCGACGCCGTGGCCTTTCCAATGGATCTGCGCTTTGTCGTTGATGCCTTGCCCAATCCGCTGGTGGTGCTGGATGCAGGCGACCGCGTCGTCGCGGTCAACACCGCAGCCGAGGATTTCTTCCAGGCCAGCTCCACGGTGTTGACGCGCCTTGGCCTTGCCGAGATCGTGCCGTTCTCCAGTCCTGCGCTTCAGTCCGTGCGGCAGGTGCGGGAGAGTGTCGGCGTGGTCAACGAATATGCCATTGCAATGGGCACACCGCGCCTTGGCGGTGAACGCATTGTCGACCTCCAGACCGCGCCGATCGGAGACGATGGCCGTTTCGTGATGATGATGCTGTTGCGCCGTTCCATGGCGCACAAGTTCGACCTGCAACTGTCGCACCAGGGCGCCGCCCGTTCCGTTTCCGGCATGGCGGCCATGCTGGCCCATGAAATCAAGAATCCGCTGGCGGGGATTCGCGGTGCCGCGCAATTGCTGGAACCCGCGCTCGGCGATGCCGACCGCAGTCTCGTCCGCCTCATCTGCGATGAAACCGACCGCATCCGCCAACTCGTCGACCAGATGGAAGTTTTCTCCGACGAACGCCCGCTGGAACGCCGCCCCGTCAACATCCATGTTGTGCTCGACCGTGTGAAGCAGTTGATGGTGGCGAGCGGCACGGAAGCCATCGTCATTCGCGAAGACTACGACCCCTCGCTCCCCGCGGTGCACGGCAGCTCGGACCAGCTTGTGCAGGTGTTCCTCAACCTTGCGAAAAACGCCGTCGAAGCCATGCGCCAGCAGGGGCCCACGGGCGAACTGCTCTTCACGACCGCATTCCGCCCCGGCGTGCGCCTCTCCGTGGCGGGGTCCAGCGAGCGCATCTCGCTTCCGCTCGAAGTCTGCGTCCACGACACCGGCCCCGGGGTTCCGGACGAACTCCTGCCGCATATTTTCGAACCCTTTGTCTCCAGCAAGCGCTCGGGCCGCGGGCTGGGTTTGGCGCTCGTCGCCAAGATCGTGCGCGATCATGGCGGCGTGGTGGAATGCAAGCCGCGCCAGCACAAGGGCACCACCTTCCGCGTTCTCCTGCCGCTCACGCCTGCCACCGAAAACGCGCCCCTCAACCTGGAGAGAAGCTGA